The proteins below come from a single Drosophila miranda strain MSH22 chromosome Y unlocalized genomic scaffold, D.miranda_PacBio2.1 Contig_Y1_pilon, whole genome shotgun sequence genomic window:
- the LOC117191044 gene encoding protein Optix-like isoform X2 has product MGLQHNQNSGMGCRSRRADGAASPTPSDSSDSDISLGTHSPVPSSLQLQHSPGSTSNGANDRDESLSVDDDKPRDLSSSLPLASPGLTPPQLPHSGVVFGGAGAGGGVPPLPGPGCLPPFKLDAATSLFSAGCYLQSFSNLKEISQQFPIQPIVLRPHPQLPQLPQPLALNGGSGGAPPLHHPGYAAYVECVPSHAQQHPPPPKLRINSPEKLNSTAVAAAAAGAGSGGGGANPGAVNHHHHEATTTGYHHSGQLLLHRPFSTSPELKHSAPEIT; this is encoded by the exons ATGGG CCTCCAGCACAACCAGAACTCGGGCATGGGCTGCCGCAGCCGGCGTGCAGATGGGGCTGCCTCACCCACGCCTTCGGACAGCTCCGACTCGGACATCTCGCTGGGCACCCACTCGCCCGTGCCCAGCAGCCTGCAGCTGCAACACAGCCCCGGGAGCACTTCGAATGGAGCCAACGACCGCGATGAGAGCCTCAGCGTGGATGACGACAAGCCGCGGGATCTGAGCAGCTCCCTTCCTCTGGCCTCGCCCGGCCTGACCCCTCCCCAGCTGCCCCACAGCGGAGTGGTGTTCGGTGGAGCGGGTGCTGGTGGGGGTGTTCCTCCGCTGCCCGGACCGGGCTGTCTGCCGCCCTTCAAGCTGGATGCGGCCACCAGTCTATTCAGTGCCGGCTGCTACCTGCAAAGCTTTAGCAACCTGAAGGAAATTTCGCAGCAGTTCCCCATCCAGCCCATTGTCCTGCGGCCGCATCCGCAGCTGCCACAGCTGCCCCAGCCGCTGGCCTTGAACGGAGGCTCCGGCGGGGCACCGCCTCTGCATCATCCCGGCTATGCGGCCTATGTGGAGTGCGTGCCCAGCCACGCCCAGCAGCACCCACCGCCACCCAAGCTGCGAATCAACTCCCCAGAGAAGCTCAACTCGACGGCGGTGGCAGCGGCCGCTGCAGGAGCGGGATCAGGAGGCGGTGGAGCTAATCCCGGTGCTGTGAACCATCATCACCACGAGGCGACCACCACTGGCTACCACCACAGCGGGCAATTGCTACTGCACAGGCCGTTCTCAACGTCGCCCGAGCTGAAGCACAGTGCTCCAGAGATCACATGA
- the LOC117191044 gene encoding protein Optix-like isoform X1: protein MAVGPTEGKQPPPESFSPTHHQIIAPSPILAVPTLAFSAAQVEIVCKTLEDSGDIERLARFLWSLPVALPNMHEILNCEAVLRARAVVAYHVGNFRELYAIIENHKFTKASYGKLQAMWLEAHYIEAEKLRGRSLGPVDKYRVRKKFPLPPTIWDGEQKTHCFKERTRSLLREWYLQDPYPNPTKKRELAKATGLNPTQVGNWFKNRRQRDRAAAAKNRLQHNQNSGMGCRSRRADGAASPTPSDSSDSDISLGTHSPVPSSLQLQHSPGSTSNGANDRDESLSVDDDKPRDLSSSLPLASPGLTPPQLPHSGVVFGGAGAGGGVPPLPGPGCLPPFKLDAATSLFSAGCYLQSFSNLKEISQQFPIQPIVLRPHPQLPQLPQPLALNGGSGGAPPLHHPGYAAYVECVPSHAQQHPPPPKLRINSPEKLNSTAVAAAAAGAGSGGGGANPGAVNHHHHEATTTGYHHSGQLLLHRPFSTSPELKHSAPEIT, encoded by the exons GCAAGACCCTGGAGGACTCGGGCGACATCGAGCGGCTGGCCCGGTTCCTCTGGAGTCTGCCCGTCGCCCTGCCAAACATGCACGAGATACTCAACTGCGAGGCGGTGCTCCGGGCCCGGGCAGTGGTCGCCTATCATGTTGGTAACTTCAG GGAACTTTATGCAATAATAGAGAATCATAAATTTACTAAGGCATCCTATGGCAAGCTGCAGGCCATGTGGCTGGAGGCCCACTACATCGAGGCCGAGAAGTTGCGCGGTCGCTCCCTAG GCCCCGTTGACAAGTATCGAGTGCGCAAAAAGTTTCCCCTTCCACCGACCATCTGGGATGGCGAACAGAAGACGCACTGCTTCAAGGAGCGCACGAGGAGCCTACTGCGCGAATGGTACCTACAGGATCCCTATCCGAACCCCACCAAGAAGCGGGAGCTGGCCAAGGCCACCGGCCTCAATCCCACGCAAGTGGGCAACTGGTTCAAGAATCGCCGTCAACGGGatcgggctgctgctgccaagAATCG CCTCCAGCACAACCAGAACTCGGGCATGGGCTGCCGCAGCCGGCGTGCAGATGGGGCTGCCTCACCCACGCCTTCGGACAGCTCCGACTCGGACATCTCGCTGGGCACCCACTCGCCCGTGCCCAGCAGCCTGCAGCTGCAACACAGCCCCGGGAGCACTTCGAATGGAGCCAACGACCGCGATGAGAGCCTCAGCGTGGATGACGACAAGCCGCGGGATCTGAGCAGCTCCCTTCCTCTGGCCTCGCCCGGCCTGACCCCTCCCCAGCTGCCCCACAGCGGAGTGGTGTTCGGTGGAGCGGGTGCTGGTGGGGGTGTTCCTCCGCTGCCCGGACCGGGCTGTCTGCCGCCCTTCAAGCTGGATGCGGCCACCAGTCTATTCAGTGCCGGCTGCTACCTGCAAAGCTTTAGCAACCTGAAGGAAATTTCGCAGCAGTTCCCCATCCAGCCCATTGTCCTGCGGCCGCATCCGCAGCTGCCACAGCTGCCCCAGCCGCTGGCCTTGAACGGAGGCTCCGGCGGGGCACCGCCTCTGCATCATCCCGGCTATGCGGCCTATGTGGAGTGCGTGCCCAGCCACGCCCAGCAGCACCCACCGCCACCCAAGCTGCGAATCAACTCCCCAGAGAAGCTCAACTCGACGGCGGTGGCAGCGGCCGCTGCAGGAGCGGGATCAGGAGGCGGTGGAGCTAATCCCGGTGCTGTGAACCATCATCACCACGAGGCGACCACCACTGGCTACCACCACAGCGGGCAATTGCTACTGCACAGGCCGTTCTCAACGTCGCCCGAGCTGAAGCACAGTGCTCCAGAGATCACATGA